A single Gemmatimonadota bacterium DNA region contains:
- a CDS encoding pilus assembly protein N-terminal domain-containing protein: MSLTNFRHTAAALATAGVFTFMTAGSALAQSVAVYGPETQGRADPISMIELSVGRSLPVTTPVALTKASVASPDIADLIVVSGREFVINAKAIGETDAVLWLANGTRQHLRVSVRSPSDRQQVAVYIRFAEVNRTLLRTIGVSARYRDAQGHERIGTGTFNTDNPFNADGSITLPGTTGFLTVLTDFNTKRLLALLDANEQKGLSRTLAEPDVLAGNRDTATFLAGGEVPIPIVQGSQTAGGTNTVTIMFKEFGVKLKFVPEILNDSLIKLSLAPEVSSIDNNNAITLSGFRIPAFQTRRVSTTVDVRRDESLIISGLFNNSRNLVKTGIPFLQDIPILGQLFSSTQWQNDETELLVVVTPVVIDPMHTRPVDTLPIIPDTALPARGAIQNRLPPVAKPEPR; the protein is encoded by the coding sequence TTGTCCCTTACGAACTTTCGGCACACGGCAGCAGCGCTCGCTACCGCGGGCGTGTTCACCTTCATGACTGCAGGCAGCGCGCTCGCGCAGAGTGTAGCCGTTTACGGACCCGAGACGCAGGGACGCGCCGACCCGATTTCGATGATCGAACTTTCGGTGGGAAGATCGCTGCCGGTGACTACGCCGGTCGCGCTCACAAAGGCGTCGGTCGCCTCGCCGGACATCGCAGATCTCATCGTTGTAAGCGGTCGTGAATTCGTGATAAACGCGAAGGCAATCGGTGAGACGGACGCTGTCCTGTGGCTTGCCAACGGGACACGGCAGCACCTGCGCGTGTCCGTGCGGTCTCCTTCGGATCGGCAACAGGTGGCGGTCTACATACGGTTCGCCGAGGTGAATCGCACCTTGCTTAGAACGATCGGCGTATCTGCGCGATACCGAGACGCCCAGGGCCACGAGCGCATAGGAACCGGCACGTTCAATACGGACAACCCGTTCAACGCGGACGGATCGATCACCCTTCCCGGAACCACCGGATTCCTGACCGTGCTGACCGACTTCAACACCAAGCGACTGCTCGCGCTGCTGGATGCGAACGAACAGAAGGGTCTTTCGCGGACGCTTGCGGAGCCGGACGTCCTCGCCGGGAATCGCGATACAGCGACGTTTCTCGCTGGCGGCGAGGTTCCGATCCCGATCGTGCAGGGAAGCCAGACCGCCGGCGGCACCAACACGGTCACGATCATGTTCAAGGAATTCGGCGTCAAGCTCAAGTTCGTGCCGGAGATTCTGAACGACAGTCTCATCAAGCTGTCGCTCGCGCCGGAAGTCTCGAGCATCGACAACAACAACGCAATCACATTGTCTGGCTTCCGCATTCCGGCATTCCAGACGAGACGTGTGAGTACCACGGTCGATGTCCGGAGAGACGAGAGCCTGATCATCTCCGGACTGTTCAACAATTCGCGCAATCTCGTGAAGACCGGAATCCCGTTTCTGCAGGACATTCCGATCCTCGGCCAGCTCTTCTCGAGCACGCAGTGGCAGAACGACGAGACGGAGCTGCTGGTAGTCGTCACTCCGGTGGTGATAGATCCGATGCATACGCGGCCAGTGGACACGTTGCCGATCATTCCGGACACGGCGCTTCCGGCGCGCGGCGCGATACAGAATCGGCTTCCGCCTGTCGCGAAACCGGAGCCTCGCTAG
- a CDS encoding type II secretion system F family protein, with protein MQLIILAGVFLATLGVIVGAYLFANRRALAEADAVRSRLHGETLINGPQTILKDDAVSEVPFLDRLLKGRDVTDVIHARLQRAGSAQKPGVFLLFSALLAVVGLALGARAGFLISVILAVVAGFIPWVWLGYAQRRRIAAFDAQLPEALDMMSNAMKAGYSFQAAAKFISEELGAPLGTEFGRFYDEQRLGIDVRTALVAMHERIDSLNLKMFVTAVLIQRETGGNLTELLGNLGTLMRDRVALRGQIETLASEPKLSGRFLSLLPVVIFLMLGALNPTFVAPFRSSTAGHYMLAGGVLSCIIGYMIMMKMARIDT; from the coding sequence ATGCAGCTCATCATCCTCGCTGGTGTATTCCTCGCGACGCTCGGAGTGATCGTCGGCGCCTACCTGTTCGCGAACAGACGCGCGTTGGCCGAGGCAGATGCAGTACGTTCGCGGCTTCATGGCGAGACGCTCATCAACGGTCCTCAGACGATTCTGAAGGACGACGCGGTGAGCGAGGTGCCGTTTCTCGATCGTCTCCTGAAGGGTCGCGATGTGACGGACGTGATCCACGCACGCCTGCAGCGCGCCGGCTCGGCGCAGAAGCCTGGCGTCTTCCTGCTTTTCTCGGCGCTGCTCGCGGTAGTTGGTCTCGCGCTTGGTGCAAGGGCGGGCTTCCTGATATCCGTTATTCTCGCCGTCGTCGCCGGTTTCATTCCATGGGTATGGCTCGGCTACGCACAACGCAGACGAATCGCCGCGTTCGATGCCCAGCTTCCGGAGGCGCTCGACATGATGTCGAACGCAATGAAGGCCGGCTATTCGTTTCAGGCGGCTGCAAAGTTCATCAGCGAGGAGCTCGGAGCGCCGCTCGGCACCGAGTTCGGCCGTTTCTACGACGAGCAACGACTCGGAATCGACGTTCGAACCGCGCTGGTGGCGATGCACGAGCGTATCGACAGCCTCAATCTCAAGATGTTCGTCACCGCCGTACTCATCCAGCGCGAGACCGGCGGCAACCTGACCGAGCTTCTGGGCAATCTCGGCACGCTGATGCGCGACCGGGTCGCACTGCGCGGACAGATCGAGACGCTGGCGTCCGAGCCCAAGTTGTCGGGACGATTTCTCTCGCTGCTGCCGGTTGTGATCTTTCTCATGCTCGGCGCGCTTAACCCGACCTTCGTGGCGCCGTTCAGATCGAGCACGGCCGGTCACTATATGCTGGCTGGCGGCGTGCTGTCCTGCATCATCGGGTACATGATAATGATGAAGATGGCACGGATAGACACATGA
- a CDS encoding type II secretion system F family protein: MTTPLALAALVFLSIASLGAATYVYLLERSRRSIVDRTAVQTQSGSYGRLFGAGAQSAKRSFTRVLAEFVPEAWTNNAKTDTALVQAGYDSATAPLTYAAIRVALLVGIPVLVLLLAPKQTFARVVMYVAAAAIVAALLPVWYLVRAVRLRQETIRRSLPDTLDLLVVCIEAGISLDAAILRVARELGSVHPELAGELVIVNRKTNAGMSREDALRGLWTRTGVHEIRTLVSHIIQGEKWGTSSGRVLRVYSETLRRLRRQAAEKKAATLPVKMLLPLGLFIFPSIFIVILGPVAMNVMKLFAK; this comes from the coding sequence ATGACAACCCCACTGGCACTCGCGGCGCTCGTCTTTCTCAGCATTGCCTCGCTCGGTGCTGCGACATATGTCTATCTGCTCGAGCGGTCACGGCGCAGCATCGTCGATCGCACAGCGGTGCAGACGCAGAGCGGGTCGTATGGCAGGCTGTTCGGAGCCGGTGCGCAGAGCGCGAAGCGATCGTTCACACGCGTGCTGGCCGAGTTCGTTCCCGAGGCGTGGACCAACAATGCGAAGACCGACACGGCGCTCGTGCAGGCTGGCTACGACTCCGCGACCGCGCCGCTCACATATGCGGCGATCAGGGTAGCGTTGCTCGTTGGCATCCCCGTGCTGGTGCTGCTGCTGGCGCCCAAGCAGACGTTCGCGCGCGTGGTGATGTACGTCGCCGCAGCAGCGATAGTCGCTGCGCTGCTTCCTGTGTGGTACCTGGTACGCGCGGTGCGCCTGAGACAGGAGACCATCCGCCGATCGCTGCCGGATACACTGGACCTGCTGGTCGTGTGCATCGAGGCCGGAATAAGCCTGGATGCGGCGATACTGCGTGTCGCAAGAGAGCTCGGCAGCGTTCATCCGGAGCTCGCCGGCGAGCTCGTGATAGTGAACCGCAAGACCAACGCTGGCATGTCGCGCGAGGACGCACTGCGCGGATTGTGGACGCGGACAGGGGTGCACGAGATCAGGACACTCGTGTCGCACATAATACAGGGTGAGAAATGGGGAACGAGCAGCGGACGCGTATTGCGCGTCTACTCGGAGACTCTGCGCCGACTGCGCCGGCAGGCTGCCGAAAAGAAGGCCGCCACGCTGCCTGTGAAGATGTTGTTGCCGCTCGGGCTGTTCATCTTCCCGTCGATCTTCATAGTGATATTGGGACCCGTTGCAATGAACGTGATGAAACTTTTCGCGAAGTGA
- a CDS encoding AAA family ATPase, producing the protein MTQRRAIVVADSAGSPDMVADALSRFGFTTIVPSPRLDQALGRLRAEPFDLLIVPLHSIEQSQLAMLEREIRGRANLSVIGTAPTADPDLILRAMRAGVHEFLVFPPTQQDLAAAVERLIIRGGATDHSGQVIAVYSAKGGLGTTSIAVNMAQAFAANDTRAKVALADCVFTGGDVRVFLNLQPAYDISDLVDKLDGIDGALLNSLMTQGPMGVSVLPSSEDPMMDDAFDAATVGVVVDQLRANFDVTVIDCEHHMSERTLAILDAADRIALVTQPNVPSLRSTQRTLSLFRRLGYAETKSCVVLNRFQSGDVFTLPMVAESLKHELFWNLPNDYRTSVASLNKGISVSQEAAGSKLARSYGQLAAKLRGAVAPRDPVRPAAAAAPERSRLRSLFGLTGRSPSVT; encoded by the coding sequence ATGACGCAGCGTCGCGCAATCGTCGTCGCGGATTCCGCTGGCTCGCCCGACATGGTCGCGGACGCGCTCAGCCGTTTCGGCTTTACGACGATCGTTCCATCGCCGCGACTGGACCAGGCGCTTGGACGGTTGCGCGCGGAGCCGTTTGACCTGCTGATAGTGCCGCTGCACAGCATCGAGCAGAGTCAGCTCGCGATGCTGGAGCGAGAGATAAGAGGGCGCGCGAACCTCTCCGTGATCGGCACGGCGCCAACTGCCGATCCGGATCTCATTCTGCGCGCTATGCGGGCGGGGGTACACGAGTTTCTCGTCTTTCCACCGACTCAGCAGGATCTCGCGGCCGCGGTCGAGCGGCTGATAATACGGGGTGGCGCCACCGATCACAGCGGCCAGGTGATAGCCGTATACAGCGCCAAGGGCGGACTCGGCACCACCAGCATCGCGGTGAACATGGCGCAGGCATTCGCGGCGAACGATACGCGCGCGAAGGTCGCGCTGGCCGACTGTGTATTCACCGGCGGCGACGTGCGCGTCTTCCTCAACCTGCAGCCTGCGTACGACATCAGCGACCTGGTGGACAAGCTGGACGGAATCGATGGCGCTTTGCTGAATTCGCTCATGACTCAGGGCCCGATGGGCGTATCGGTCCTCCCATCGAGCGAAGACCCAATGATGGACGACGCGTTCGACGCTGCCACAGTCGGCGTCGTGGTGGATCAACTTCGCGCCAACTTCGATGTCACGGTGATCGATTGCGAGCATCACATGAGCGAGCGAACGCTGGCGATCCTCGACGCAGCAGATCGCATCGCTCTCGTCACCCAGCCCAACGTCCCATCGCTGCGCAGCACACAACGTACGCTCTCGCTGTTTCGCAGGCTTGGCTACGCCGAGACAAAGTCATGTGTGGTGCTCAACCGGTTCCAGTCGGGTGATGTGTTCACGCTGCCGATGGTTGCGGAATCACTGAAACACGAGCTCTTCTGGAATCTGCCGAATGATTATCGAACGTCGGTCGCCTCGCTGAACAAGGGAATATCGGTGTCGCAGGAGGCGGCGGGATCCAAGCTGGCGCGAAGCTACGGGCAGCTCGCGGCCAAGCTGCGCGGCGCCGTCGCGCCGCGCGATCCCGTGCGTCCCGCAGCTGCGGCGGCGCCGGAGCGTTCACGTCTGCGCAGTCTGTTCGGACTCACCGGGAGGTCTCCAAGTGTCACTTAA
- a CDS encoding CpaF family protein, with protein MGRASSPDANGNGGAPTAAPTVTIASPVFPTPASTKPAPAAAASGMYTHRIEEETLGTVDQLKSDLHRRLIERLDLDALEKIKDERVISAEIRRAVLDLLRDEPTPLSQSQRDEIIEQIIYEVIGLGPIEPLFRDPSISDILVNGSKMIFVERRGKLTRVATSFRNDAHLTAIIDRIVSRVGRRVDESSPMVDARLPDGSRVNAIIPPLALDGPVLSIRRFGADLAIENLLANGAMSEGMMELLAGCVNARLNILISGGTGAGKTTLLNALTSYIQEDHRIITIEDAAELRLQQHHVVRLETRPPNAEGQGEVVARDLVKNALRMRPDRIIVGEVRSGEALDMLQAMNTGHEGSLTTIHANSPRDALARLETMILMAGTNLPNRAMREQISSALDVIIQISRLSDGTRRITSIVEVTGMEEAVISVQEIYRFRRRGIAADGTVLGEFEPTGIRPAFTERLRLAGVEFGPTIFSDH; from the coding sequence ATGGGGCGCGCTTCATCGCCTGACGCCAACGGAAACGGTGGCGCGCCAACAGCCGCGCCAACGGTGACGATTGCCTCGCCGGTGTTCCCGACGCCTGCGTCGACGAAGCCGGCGCCGGCGGCAGCTGCATCCGGCATGTACACGCACCGCATCGAGGAAGAAACGCTCGGCACGGTCGATCAGCTCAAGAGCGATCTGCATCGCAGGCTCATCGAGCGGCTCGATCTCGACGCGCTGGAGAAGATCAAGGACGAGCGCGTCATATCGGCGGAGATCCGGCGCGCGGTTCTGGATCTTCTACGCGATGAACCCACTCCACTCAGTCAGAGCCAGCGTGACGAGATCATCGAGCAGATCATCTACGAGGTGATCGGACTCGGACCGATCGAGCCGCTGTTCCGCGATCCGTCGATCAGCGACATTCTGGTGAACGGCTCGAAGATGATCTTCGTCGAGCGGCGGGGCAAGTTGACGAGGGTCGCCACGTCATTCAGAAATGATGCGCATCTCACCGCGATCATCGACCGCATCGTCAGTCGGGTGGGACGTCGCGTGGATGAGTCGTCACCGATGGTGGATGCGCGCCTGCCCGATGGGTCGCGCGTGAATGCCATAATTCCGCCGCTCGCGCTCGACGGTCCGGTGTTGTCGATTCGCCGCTTCGGCGCCGATCTCGCGATCGAGAACCTGCTCGCCAACGGCGCAATGAGCGAAGGGATGATGGAGCTGCTCGCCGGCTGTGTGAACGCGCGGCTCAACATTCTGATCTCGGGCGGTACTGGCGCCGGCAAGACGACGCTGCTCAATGCTCTGACATCGTACATCCAGGAGGACCATCGGATAATCACGATCGAGGACGCAGCCGAGCTGAGGTTGCAGCAGCACCACGTGGTTCGGCTCGAGACCCGACCGCCCAACGCGGAAGGGCAGGGCGAGGTGGTCGCGCGTGATCTGGTCAAGAATGCGCTGCGCATGCGGCCTGACAGAATAATCGTCGGCGAGGTGCGATCCGGCGAGGCGCTGGACATGCTGCAGGCGATGAACACCGGTCACGAGGGATCGCTGACCACGATTCACGCCAACAGTCCGCGCGACGCACTCGCCCGTCTCGAGACGATGATCCTGATGGCCGGAACGAATCTCCCGAACCGAGCGATGCGAGAGCAGATCTCGTCGGCACTGGACGTGATCATTCAGATATCACGCCTGTCCGACGGCACTCGCCGGATCACGAGCATCGTCGAGGTGACGGGGATGGAGGAGGCGGTGATTTCGGTGCAGGAGATCTACAGATTCCGGCGCCGCGGAATTGCCGCCGACGGAACGGTCCTGGGCGAATTCGAGCCGACCGGAATCCGGCCGGCGTTCACCGAGCGTCTCCGCCTCGCGGGTGTTGAGTTCGGTCCGACCATCTTCTCCGACCACTGA